The Pedobacter ginsengisoli region AAATATTGCAGAATGGTAATGGATAGAACGGTATATGAACTCGTTCAGGAGAAGTTACACCGCGAAGCATTAAAGTTGCTGATCACGACAGATTGGTCCGTAAAGCGAATTGCATACGAACTTGGCTGTAGTGATCCCTGTTATTTTAACCGCTGCTTTAAGAAAAAAACCGGAATTACCCCAAAGAAATTCAGACAGTATGGCTTTAGAATATATTAAGTGTACGTATTCGGGAGTTGGTGGTTTCCCCAGTTGCTATTTGTTAAAAACTTTTACCCGATATGTCCCCGCTTAGGGATTTAAGCGGATATATCTTCGCCGTTGAACTAAAAACTTATTATTTGTATGGACAAAAACTTTTTACAAACAGCATCATTTAAAGATTTTGAGAATCCGGCAGGCCAGCACATTTACCAGAAAGCAAAACAATTTGGTGAATACATTGCTGACTGGGACAGTCGCGGACACTGGAACTACAGACAGGTATGTTTGAACGGGTCGTTACCCGAAGTAACATTGGACTTGCCAGGGAATCCCAACAAGACATTTGTAGCCACAGTGTTTAACGACTACTTAGGATTGAGTCAGCACCCCGGGGTAATTGCTGCGGCCATAGCCGGCATAGAAAAATACGGTGTAGGATCAACAGCCAGCCCAGCCATAGGCGGGCACATGGACTTTCACAGGGACATTGAAGAAAAGATTGCCGGATTTTTTAACAGAAAAGCAGCCATGCTTTTTACAACAGGCTATACCGCCAATAGTGCTACCATGCAGGCTTTGTTTAAAAAAGAAGACCTGGCGCTTGTGGATGCCGGAGTGCACTCCAGCATGATAGAAGGTGTAAAGTACACTACTAATGTGAAGACCTTTTTGCACAATAACCTGGAGCACCTGGAAAGGTTGCTGAAAACAAACAAAGACAAGTACAGGAGTATAATAGTTGTTGTAGATGGAGTTTACAGTCAGCCGGCAGACCTGGCACCTTTAGGGGATATTGTAAAACTATGCAAGCAATATGGTGCTTTTTTGGCCATGGATGATGCCCATGGAATAGGTGTAATAGGTGAAAGCGGCAGAGGAGTGATAGAGCTGCATGATGCCTATAAAGATGTAGACATTATTACGGGAACATTTAGCAAAACCTTTGGCCATTTAGGTGGCTATGTGGTAGCGGAACCAGAGATAATTGAATATTTGAAGTTTCAGGCGGCACAGCATATCTTTTCAGTTGCACCAACACCGGCATCGGTATGTGTGATGAAAAGCATAGACCTTGTTGATGAAGAACCGTGGCGGAAGCTGAAGCTTTGGGAAAACATTAATTACCTGAAAAAGGGACTGCATGACCTGCGGCTGAATACAGAAAATAGTGCAAGCGCGATAGTACCTGTGATTATTGGCAGGCCTGGCCAGAATGCGGAAGTATGTAAATGGCTGCTGGAGGCAGGTATATATACCAACCAGATCGGTTATCCTGCGGTAAACCTGAAAAGTGCAAGGATAAGGATGAGCATTACCGCTGCGCATACCCTGGATCACATGGACAGGATACTAAATGCCTGGGAGTGGGTGAAAACTAAAGAGAATATTAAAAATTTTGAATAGGTAATATGGCTACACCCAGACGTCGGATCAGGATCAGGGATAAGGATGCCACCATGAAGCAGTTTATAGATGCGATTGGTGATATACTTAGAGCGGAAGGTTATAGCGGTTTAAAAGTAAACAGGATTGCCCGTTATACGGGTAAGGACAAGACTTTGATAGCCCGTTATTTTACTGACCTTGCCGGTCTGCAACGTGCATACATTATGGAGAAGGATTACTGGATCCCGATCTTTGAAAGGTTTGTACTTACCGATGTTGATGGTATAGCGGAGATCAAAGAGACATTTGTGACTCTGATGCAGGAGAATTTTGATTTTTTCAGCAGCAATTCAGAAATGCAGCATATCATCCTGTGGCAGATCAGTGAAGAAAATGACCTGATGACCGAAATTTCGAACGGACGGGAGGAACATGGTGACCGGTTGTTTGAGCTGACAGATCCGACTTTTGAAGGGTCAGACGTGAACTTCAGGGCTGTGATTGGTCTGCTGCTAGGTGGTATTTATTATATGGTTTTGCATGCCGCGACCAATAAAAGCAAGGTATGCGGGATTGACCTGAACAGGGAATCGGATAAGCTTGAGATCTTGAAAACAATTGAACAGTTGATTACCTGGGCTTGTGAACGGGCCGATCCTAACGAAAAATTAAACCAATCCAGATATATGATGAATTACCAGTTTGAGCTGCTGGAGACATTTGCAGTTCAATTATCAGCGAAGACAGATACGACAGAAACTAATGTGCCAGATGCGATGATGGTGAATGAAACCAAGAAATTAGGCAGAAATATTCCACATCATGTGACAGGCCTGAATAACGATACCCAGGTTACAAGCTATATGAAAATGTGTATGACCAAGCTTGCCGAGGTTTCGGATCTGCTGTTTGTTCCGGAGCGTAAGTATAATCCGGATGCCGATCTGGTAGTGGATCTACTGATGTCTTTGCTGAAGATGTTTGGTGATACTGTACCGGAGGGAATTATTTTACCCAAATTGTTTTGTAAACGTGAATTTGCAGGGTTTTATGATAAATGGCAGGTGATAAAGGGAAATCTGGAAGGATCGAAAATCGATCCGTTTATCATTGATATTGTTTATCTGCCTTTCTGGAATTTTAGTATGGTGGAGCATGACGTGAGGTGGTGTGATTATAAGTACCTGAAGACTTATGCATCGATAGTTGAACTGGAAACATCGACGGAAGGATTAAATGAGGCAAAGGTGCTGGATCTGATGATTGGGATTGGCATGAACCATTCACGACTGACGGTATATTATACCACACTGATGAAGAATACGTGTGAAGGGTTGCCGGAGTTGAAACGAAGTAAGTTTTTACTGGAATCGCAGACTGCTGTATGCCAGGTAAGCAACAGGACTAATTTGAGATTTGATACCGGTAAAACCACCATAGTTGAAGAGCTAAGCCGCTGGATTGATATGGAACTGAAAAGAAACTTGTCGTTACCGGACGAGCCCGAAGAGGAGAATCCTTTGAGCCTGGGGACGAACCTGAATGCCGGGCAGCTTGCTTACTGGCAAAAGTTACAGCTGGATCATGGTATTTATGAAGAGGTGACTACGCTGGATCAGTTTTCGGATAAGGTATCGCATAATTTTAAAATACGTGGAGGTGCCAGGGCTTCGGCATCAAGTGTAAAATCGAAGCTGTATCCGAAGATTGAAGTGAACTACCGACCGTTGAGAGAGAAGCTGGAGAAGATGCTGGATGAGGTTAAGTTATATGGTAATTGATCTTATATGTTAGCTGTTCTTTGAATTATTGACATGAGTAAAAAGAAGAATGCCAATACGCAGGCAATGCGACAGTCGCGTGCCCAGATTGATCGGAATGCGTTACTGCGATTTGAACGTGCATGTGAATATCTGGTAGGAGCAGGATATTTTGAAAAGTTTAGTGCGTTGTGCAGGCAAAGGTTGCTGAGATCTCGCTATGATGCTGTTAAAATGAAAATGAATGGTGGGGGATTTCAGGATGGCGATGGTATGATATGTCGGGAGATTTTTATAGAGCAATTAAACAAAATGAGCTTTATTACTGCGGTTGGTGAGGAAATGCCTTTGTCGTTGTATACTCCACGGTTTATATTTGCAAATATATAACTTAAAGAGATGATATGGATGTTCTGAAATCGTTGTCCATATTCCTGCTGGCAGGGATTTGTGAAATTGGTGGTGGTTACCTGGTTTGGCTTTGGCTGAAAGAAGACAAACCTTATTGGTATGGTATAGCGGGTGCACTGATACTGGCCTTTTATGGTGTCGTTGCTACCTGGCAGTCTGCAAATTTCGGACGTGTATATGCAACTTATGGCGGCATTTTTATCGTGCTGTCACTGGTGTGGGCATGGAAGGTAGATGGTTTCAAGCCTGATCGTTATGATGTTATCGGTGCGCTGGTTGCGCTCATAGGTGTCTGTATTATCTTTTACGCTCCACGTTCAATTCAACAATAACATGAAATACATTATTCTAACAATTCCTTTATTGGCTTTAGCATTAAGTGGCTGCTGTCAGAACATAAAGGCAAACCCAACTGCTATGAAGGCTAAGAAAACCGAGGGAACCTGTACAGATCTATATACCGATAACTGTTCAGAAAAAACGCTGAGCTGTAAACTGACCAGCCCTGAAATGCAGAAGAGAAAAGCTACTATCATAGCAAGACTGAAGAAACAGGTTCTGGAAAAGAAGGAACTGCCAAATCACAAGGGAGTTATTTAAGCAGTTGAATCTTGGAGATTAAGATATGTCACAAAAGCTGGTAATGAGCATATATACCGCTGTTGGGTTAGGTTAAATCAATAGTAGTTCAAAAAAATATAAAAAATTATGTTAATTAATAGATCGGATATTTCTGTACTTCAACGGCTTTCAGATGCCAAATAGTTGGTTCCTATTGAACATGCAATTGGGTACTCCTAAATGCTTTAAATTTTAATTTTTGTCTTAAATTTTGTATTTTTACACTAAATCATCTGTTTAAAACTATGTCAGATTTAGAGCTTGAAACTAAACATGAGAAATACCTGATTACAATCAGAAATCTGAGGGCAAATAATTTCAGTAAGGATTTACCATTCCTTATTCTTTCCGAAAGTCTCCCAGAAGGACAAGTTTATAAAGAATTTGCTGATGGTCGCATCGAAATCCAAGAAGTTGTATCTGCTGGAAAAAAATTCCGTACACGGGTAATTAAGGTTCTTAAAGGATTGCAGGCAGATAGCGTTCGTAAAACTTATGGATTACTCTAAGCCCACTCTACTAGTAATTTCTGGTCCTAATGGTGCAGGCAAGTCAACTCATATTCAGACCATGCTACCTGACTCATTTGAGGGAATATTTTCTTTTGATAGAGATCGAACTCGTGTCGCTTTTGAACTAGAGCTTCAGACAAAAGGGGTTCTAGAAACAGATATAGTTCCTCGTGCTACTCGCATGATGGAGGAAAAGCTTTTTGAGGAGATGAGAAAAGCTATAAAAAATAAGGAGCATTTCGTATTAGAGACGCCACTTTCACATCCAGATTATTGGAAGTATATAGATATGTTTGTGTCAGCTGGCTATCAGGTTCAACTGAATTATCTTTGCTTAGATAAGGTAGGGGATTGTATTGGTAGGGTTGAACAAAGAGTTCTTGAAGGTGGGCATCTTGTCAGACCAGATACAATTAAAGGTGTATATAATGATAATCTGATGCATATTAATAGTCAGTATCAAAGTTTTCAAAGGATAGAACTCTATGACGGAATGCTAGTGCCAACATTGCTTTGTAGTTTGGATAATAACATCATTGAATATGTATCTCCTAAAGCACTAAAGAAAGCGTGGATCAAAAAAGGATTACCATTGTTGCATACACAACTCAAAAACTTCAAAGTAAAATAGTTAGGCCACCAAGGTTATAATTATCTGTGAATTAGTACATTTATCCGTGTGTCACTTCGGTTCCTGAGTTTTGAATATTCTCCGATACAGTTTTCTTGTTATTATATAGCTATTTCATTAGTATTTTTGCACTAGTTTTCCACATTCCGTAGGTGGTTTCTAGTGTTTAAAGGCAGTTGCTTTTTTGTTACTATTTGTTTGTAATCAACTGATTTGTAGCGATATATATTATGTGTATCGGGAAGTAATCACTGAAAACTACCGCATAATTACGACAACTAATGACAAGTAAATAGTTTGCCAGTAAGAGGGTAAGTGTGCTTTTACCTGCACCACCTTTCTGGTTTCCGATTAAGATGATCATAGTGAAAATGTCGAAATATTAGTTTAAATTCATGTGATGAATAAGCGCTTAGAAATCAGTATACCCAAAAGCTGCTCAGAGAACTGGGCCGGCATGACGCAAGTAGCAGGAGGAAAATACTGTACATCCTGCCAAAAAAAGGTCACTGATTTTACTGATTTCAATGAGAAAGCGATACAAGAGTGGTTTCTGCTGCACCAGAATGAAAAAGTATGCGGAAGGTTTCTCAAGAGTCAGCTGGTTGTACAGGCGGAACCGAAAGTGAGCGTATGGGATATGGTCAGAACGAAGATCCTTGCCGCCTCAGTTCTGTTGTTCCCTTTTGTGCTGAAAGCCTCCCCAAATTTGCCGGTACAAAAGCAAACCATAACAGTAACCCCAGTACAGGAACACACAGCAACCCGAACCGCTGAAAAGCAGCCACAGCCGGCAGACAGCCTGAGAACCATAAAGGGCATAGTTTTGGATAAAAATACAAGAGAGAGCCTGCGGGGAGCGGAAGTTACGATAAAGGGCACCAGAATCAGGTCATTCGCTGACAGTACAGGCAATTTTCAGATCAGTTTCAGTAAGGACGTCAAACCTGTACTGGTCATTGTATACCTTGGATATAAGACCTTTGAACAGGAGGCAGGTACCGATAAGTTCGTTGCATTAATGAGAACTGAAGACACTTCAAAACTCATGGGAGAGGTCTGCATTGTCAGAAGGCCAAGTCTCTTCAAAAAGATAATCCGACCTATCAAAAAAAGCCTCTAATACTTCTAGCTAATTATTTCTTCCAGTACAGGGTCATCCTGATTCGATGGGTAGTCTTTGAGAAAATCATATTCAATTCCGTATGTATATTTTCAGTTTCCCAGCGTGTGTTTCTCTCGAGGTAGCTTGATCCTTCCGAATTTATTGTTTTTGCAGAGGTATCAGCCGATGTGGGTGCACCAAATTGAGCTGCCAGTACCTTTTTGATCCGCTCATATTCCTTATCATATATCGCAAACTTTTTATTCTCGGCTTTCCACATCTTTTGCTTGTCATCGATGTCGTCGTAGCGTCCCATTTCCCAATTATAAGAAATGAGCCTTAGGATAGAGTCACCAGGAGTATAAAAATATTCAGCATATATGGGCAGGTAAACTTGCGCTTTTCTTTGTACAATTACAGGATCAGTAACTACGTATTTTTCGGCCAGAGGATAATATACAACTAGTTACAATATATGTATCGGGAAATAAGCACGTTAAATTACATTAAATGATTGCCTATGGATAGTTATTTGAATTATGTAACTTTGCACTATGGCACGTACAGAAACACTAGAAGATTTTTACAAAAAGAAATTTAATTGGCTACCTGACAATCTTAGCCAGGATATTGGGCACTTTAACGTTTTTCGGACTGAAGACTTTCATGTACCTGGTGCAAAGCCTGTTCAGTATAGCCGAAGAGATTTCTATAAAATTAGTCTGTTCAGGGGTAAGGGTGTTATTCATTATGCAGATAAAAGTATTGAAATGGATGGAACAGCTTTGGTTTTCTTTAATCCGGTTGTCCCTTACACCTTCGAAAACCTGAACGAGATACATTCAGGAAGGTTCTGTATTTATAAAGAGTCTTTCTTTACCGAGACCTTACGTAACAACATTCATCAA contains the following coding sequences:
- a CDS encoding YnfA family protein, translated to MDVLKSLSIFLLAGICEIGGGYLVWLWLKEDKPYWYGIAGALILAFYGVVATWQSANFGRVYATYGGIFIVLSLVWAWKVDGFKPDRYDVIGALVALIGVCIIFYAPRSIQQ
- a CDS encoding helix-turn-helix domain-containing protein, whose translation is MNTANLTYEVQGVYVVQNVPDRIRVIVNLTRLIDQHFTQQRSPAFYANALSINEHMLNKYCRMVMDRTVYELVQEKLHREALKLLITTDWSVKRIAYELGCSDPCYFNRCFKKKTGITPKKFRQYGFRIY
- a CDS encoding carboxypeptidase-like regulatory domain-containing protein — its product is MNKRLEISIPKSCSENWAGMTQVAGGKYCTSCQKKVTDFTDFNEKAIQEWFLLHQNEKVCGRFLKSQLVVQAEPKVSVWDMVRTKILAASVLLFPFVLKASPNLPVQKQTITVTPVQEHTATRTAEKQPQPADSLRTIKGIVLDKNTRESLRGAEVTIKGTRIRSFADSTGNFQISFSKDVKPVLVIVYLGYKTFEQEAGTDKFVALMRTEDTSKLMGEVCIVRRPSLFKKIIRPIKKSL
- a CDS encoding aminotransferase class I/II-fold pyridoxal phosphate-dependent enzyme, with translation MDKNFLQTASFKDFENPAGQHIYQKAKQFGEYIADWDSRGHWNYRQVCLNGSLPEVTLDLPGNPNKTFVATVFNDYLGLSQHPGVIAAAIAGIEKYGVGSTASPAIGGHMDFHRDIEEKIAGFFNRKAAMLFTTGYTANSATMQALFKKEDLALVDAGVHSSMIEGVKYTTNVKTFLHNNLEHLERLLKTNKDKYRSIIVVVDGVYSQPADLAPLGDIVKLCKQYGAFLAMDDAHGIGVIGESGRGVIELHDAYKDVDIITGTFSKTFGHLGGYVVAEPEIIEYLKFQAAQHIFSVAPTPASVCVMKSIDLVDEEPWRKLKLWENINYLKKGLHDLRLNTENSASAIVPVIIGRPGQNAEVCKWLLEAGIYTNQIGYPAVNLKSARIRMSITAAHTLDHMDRILNAWEWVKTKENIKNFE
- a CDS encoding zeta toxin family protein; protein product: MDYSKPTLLVISGPNGAGKSTHIQTMLPDSFEGIFSFDRDRTRVAFELELQTKGVLETDIVPRATRMMEEKLFEEMRKAIKNKEHFVLETPLSHPDYWKYIDMFVSAGYQVQLNYLCLDKVGDCIGRVEQRVLEGGHLVRPDTIKGVYNDNLMHINSQYQSFQRIELYDGMLVPTLLCSLDNNIIEYVSPKALKKAWIKKGLPLLHTQLKNFKVK
- a CDS encoding TetR/AcrR family transcriptional regulator, with the translated sequence MATPRRRIRIRDKDATMKQFIDAIGDILRAEGYSGLKVNRIARYTGKDKTLIARYFTDLAGLQRAYIMEKDYWIPIFERFVLTDVDGIAEIKETFVTLMQENFDFFSSNSEMQHIILWQISEENDLMTEISNGREEHGDRLFELTDPTFEGSDVNFRAVIGLLLGGIYYMVLHAATNKSKVCGIDLNRESDKLEILKTIEQLITWACERADPNEKLNQSRYMMNYQFELLETFAVQLSAKTDTTETNVPDAMMVNETKKLGRNIPHHVTGLNNDTQVTSYMKMCMTKLAEVSDLLFVPERKYNPDADLVVDLLMSLLKMFGDTVPEGIILPKLFCKREFAGFYDKWQVIKGNLEGSKIDPFIIDIVYLPFWNFSMVEHDVRWCDYKYLKTYASIVELETSTEGLNEAKVLDLMIGIGMNHSRLTVYYTTLMKNTCEGLPELKRSKFLLESQTAVCQVSNRTNLRFDTGKTTIVEELSRWIDMELKRNLSLPDEPEEENPLSLGTNLNAGQLAYWQKLQLDHGIYEEVTTLDQFSDKVSHNFKIRGGARASASSVKSKLYPKIEVNYRPLREKLEKMLDEVKLYGN